The DNA segment agatagatagatagatagacagatatatagacagacagatagatagatagacagacagacagacagacagacagacagatagatagatagatagatagatagatggatgcatagatagacagacagatagatagatagatagatagatggatgcatagatagacagacagatagatagatagatagatagatagatagataaatagatagatgcatagatagatagacagatagacagatagatagatagatagatagatagatagatagatatacagatagatagatagatagatagatagatagatagatagatagatagatagatagatagatagatgcatagatagacagacagatagatagatagatggatgcatagatagatagatagatagatagatagatagatagataaacagacagacagacagacagatatatagacagacagatagatagataaacagacagacagacagacagatagatagatagatagatagatagatagatagatagatagatagatagatagatagatagatagatagatagatggatagatagacagacagacagatagatatacagatatatagatagatagatagatagataaacagacagacagacagacagatatatagacagacagatagatagataaacagacagacagacagacagatagatagatagatagatagatagatagatagatagatagatagacagacagacagatagacagatatacagatagatagatagatggatagatagacagacagacagacagatagatagatagatagatagatagatagatagatagatagatagatagatagatagatagatagatagatagatagatagacagacagacagacagacagacagatagatagatagatagatagatagatagacagacagacagacagacagacagacagatagatagatagatagatagatagatagatagatagatagatagatagatagatggatgcatagatagacagacagatagatagatagatagatagatggatgcatagatagacagacagatagatagatagatagatagatagatagatagatagatagatagatgcatagatagatagacagatagacagatagatagatagatagatagatagatagatagatatacagatagatagatagatagatagatagatagatagatagatagatagatagatagatgcatagatagacagacagatagatagatagatggatgcatagatagatagatagatagatagatagacagatagaaagatatacagatatatagatagatagatagatagatagatagatagataaacagacagacagacagacagatatatagacagacagatagatagataaacagacagacagacagacagacagatagatagatagatagatagatagatagacagacagacagacagatagatagatagatagatagatagatagatagatagacagacagacagacagacagacagacagatagatagatagatagatagatagatagatagatagatggatgcatagatagacagacagatagatagatagatagatagatggatgcatagatagacagacagatagatagatagatagatagatagatagatagatagatgcatagatagatagacagatagacagatagatagatagatagatagatagatagatagatatacagatagatagatagatagatagatagatagatagatagatagatagatagatgcatagatagacagacagatagatagatagatggatgcatagatagatagatagatagatagatagacagatagaaagatatacagatatatagatagatagatagatagatagatagataaacagacagacagacagacagatatatagacagacagatagatagataaacagacagacagacagacagacagatagatagatagatagatagatagatagatagatagatagatagatagatagatagatagatagatagacagacagacagatagatatacagatatatagatagatagatagatagatagataaacagacagacagacagacagatatatagacagacagatagatagataaacagacagacagacagacagatagatagatagatagatagatagatagatagatagatagatagacagacagacagatagacagatatacagatagatagatagatggatagatagacagacagacagacagatagatagatagatatatagatagacagacagatagatagatacatagatagatagatagatagacagacagacagatagatagatagatggatagatagacagacagacagacagatagatagatagatagatagatagacagacagatagatagatagatagatagatagatacacaaaGAGTATTGACAGCAGACAGTAGATATAACTCGTATGTAGTAAAACAGTGAATACTTTCTGGACTGGTTTTGTCGCCACTGTTAACATATCGCTACTGTCCACCCTGGCCGCACTGGCTGCAGCGCCTTTCCTCCAACGCAGATGGCGACACTCGCCCTCACTAACGGCTCCACGTCGCTGTAGAGCAAGTCTGCTGCCGTTAACTACAGGACAGAACGGAACTTGTGGCTCTGCGTGTTTCTGTAAGTGTTTCTCATCTTTTTGGACGGATTTCCACTTAATATTCTTCCGTCCTGTCAGCACGGGGTGTGTATATCGTTACCTCAGACACTGAGCGGCTTCTATCAGCGTTAGTTAGCGAGTCTGAGGTCAATTAAACAGCGCTGAACGCGGCTGATGTCCAGCTTTTAGTCGAGGTGTTTATATCTGTAATTGATCTGTAATTGAACCAATATCGGGTTCAAGGAGTCAACTGCGAATAAACGAATAACCGTGTGGAAACTAGGAGtgccagctagctaactgtggACGGATAGCCGGAGCTACTTTTATATCCAGAGAAATTCATCCGTAAACTAAAGATACGGTGCTGATGGTGCTATATAGAAGCCTATATAGAAGAAATGTGAAGAGTTTTATGTGATTTAATCAGTTTTCCACTAAAATATCGGAGAGGGAAAGTACAGCGCCATCTGCTGATTGCGTTCAGTCATTTAAAGTCTGCAATCATTTCTCTATAGGTGATTAAAATTCACTTTAAAGTTGGACTTTTTGTGAAATAACCACTTCTGTGATTATAAAATCATAGTAGCTACGACTACTAACTGAAAAATGATagaaaaacactgcaaaatattatcatcattattattattaatgggtTGTGAAATTGAACTACAAATCCCGTGGCGTTTGCCGGCGCGGTTTCGTGGAAATGCGTGCTGTGACGTCATCCATGCGACAGATTTTGTAGTCCGTTTTGTAGAATAGCTGCATTTCTGTGTTTGATGCTCAGTTTATCATTTGGAGACGTGACATGATGTCAGATATAATCGAACTGGGGGGCTGGGGATGACCTGAGATGATGTGCTGTCTTTTGTGATGGTACCATGAGAGGGACCTGCTTGGGCCTGCCTGTTAATGAAGACACTAAACGTCCGTAAATACATAGAACAATTAAAAGCAACTTCAAATAAGGAATGATGACTGTATTGGAGATCACCGGTCTTCTAAATAAGCACTGACAGTGGTATTCCTGCAGGACCTGTAGTCCACACTGTTAGTGGTGATTTACTGTATTGGATTGTATTGCTTTCCTAATCAAGTACACCACTGTTTTTCTTCTGTGCTTTAGGAATGATGTAACAGATATGGCCACCAGCCTATTGCTCAAGGAACAAATCAAAGCAGCCAAGGAGCTGCTAGGACGAGTGGACCTGCTGTGCAACCGCCAGGCCCGGGAAGTGGAAGGCCGAGCTAAGCTGTGCAGCAAACTCCGAGCTGAGCTCAAGTTCTTAGAGAAAGTAGAAGCTGGTAAAGTCGTAATCAAAGAGTCTCACCTGCAGAGCACCAACCTTACGCATTTGAGAGCTATCGTCGAGTCGGCAGAGAGCCTGGAAAATGTTGTGAGCGTTTTGCATGTGTTTGCTTATGAGGGCCCTGATGGACACAAGCAGACGTTGGTAGTGGATGTGGTGGCCAATGCTGGACACACATGGGTTAAGGCTATTGGACGCAAGGCGGAGGCTTTGCACAACATCTGGCAGGGCCGGGGCCAGTACGGGGACAAAAGCGTGATCCATCAGGCTGAAGACTTTCTGGAGGCCAGCCGCCAGCAGCCTGTCCAATACAGCAACCCCCACATAATCTTCGCCTTCTACAACGGTGTCTCCAGCCCCATGGCCGACAGGCTCAGAGAGATGGGCATTTCTGTGAGGGGTGACATCGTCGCCGTAAACACTGTGGTCGGAGTGGGAGAGGATGATGAGCAaggagaggaggatgaggaagatgaAGGTGAGGATGATGGCGATTCAGGAGAAGATGAGCAGGAAGCAGAGAACATTGCTGTAGAAGAAGATGAGGACAGTGATGATGAAGATTCAGACATCATGCACACCCGTGTGGACCGAGATACGATTGTGGCCAGCTTGGCGTTCCCCACCGAAGTCAAGGTGGACGTCTGCAACCGAGCCAACCTGGACATCACCACGCTAATCACGTACGTGTCCTCTCTAAGCCACGGGAACTGCCACTACACCTTCAGAGAGCAGGTGCTGACGGAGCAGGCCGCTCAGGAGAGGCAGGAGAAGGTCCTGCCCAAGCTCGAGGAGTTCATGAAGGGCAAGGAGCTGTTCGCCTGTCATTCTGCAGTTCATGACTTCCGTGTTATCCTGGACACGCTAGGTGGGCCTGGAGAAAAAACCCGTGCCGAGGAGCTTCTTGCCAGACTGACCGTAGTGCCTGACCAGCCCTCAGAGCGCACAGAGCGACTGGTCACCAGCTCCAAGGTGAACCGCAGGTCACTCACGATCTTCGGGACTGGGGACTCTCTGCGAGCTGTCACCATGACCGCCAACAGTGGGTTTGTGCGTGCAGCCGCTAACCAGGGGGTGCGCTACAGCGTGTTCATCCATCAACCTCGCGCTCTGACGGAGGGAAAGGAATGGAGAGCCACGCCAATATGAGTGGAGGAAGTGAATGAAAGGCATTGGAACGGTGGTGATTCCCAATGCTGGTCTTGGGGAACTCCCAGGGCAGTACTGGGGACTTCACATtatgcttatttatttagtgcTTTCCTTCACTTAGCACACCTACTTCAGCTTTCTAAAGGGGAATACCACTGATGTTGCAAAAGTTGCACATTTCACATCAGACTTGATGGTTAAATGATGCAGAGATTTTGAGAAATTGGTGGATTTCCCCTTTTCCTAATTAACCAGCTTTTCATGTGCTGGGCCAGGTGTGTTAAGAGTAGAGAAAACCAAGCTGCGCAGAGAGAGCATGGGAGTCCTCAGTACTAGGATACTGTAAACCAAAAGGTTTAAGGTTGTCCTTTTGGACAGGCTTAAATAAATACTTCAGTGGTGTTCTTTTTTTGGTTGTacttcaggaccagggtttgGAACCACCTGCATTACCGCGTGCAACAGCACTTTAAATGCAAGAGATGCAAAGCCCCATTATATTCTAAGCTGtaaaaggaaacacttgcaaGAGGCATTGTCATACAGTTGTACACCAGTTGCACATCCAGCTGCTAATGTAGGCAGCATGAGCTATAGTGTATAATCTCTGTTTCTATGAGCTCAGTGCCTCAACTCTAGCCAGCATGGATGAATATACCAAATGCCACATGTGTATGTTAAGAGAGATtatacatatagatatatatatatatatatatatgctgtctACCAGGACCATGGATACTGTATCCCGTGGCTACCTGTCATCAGGAAAACCTCATTTGATTTCTCTTTTCAGATTTTGGTTTCTAACCTGTTTGCTCAGATGTGGAAGATGCACTATGCTGGACCTTTTTTCTTTTGCGAAAGAAAAGCcaagttaaaaaataaacacccataaaatgtcttgcttgaCTGCTTGTCGTTGCTCGGTTTCTCATTGGCCTGTATAGCTGTTGGTTTATGAAGAACAAGAGCTTTTTAATACTCATGTTTTACGAGGTATTGCTGTGAAAGATCTTAAAGGCCCGTCATGAAAACCTGTTTAATTATTCATTGAAATAATCAAATTCTGGTCAAATTTAGAATCCTGTGGTTTGACACTGTGTTTAAAGCCTGTCTTTGTTATTTGGGTTTTTGCAAATATAACCACACTAAACTAGACATCAAAATGTAGGGTTACCTGCTGTATATTTTTCCAGGGCTGTCCAAACTTTCTCTTTTTGCACCCAAGGTATAATGTATTTGGTGGGTTGAAGgccaaaaagacaaaacattaaaaaaatctacATCAGTGGACCTGATGTAGATATTCTACACAACCAGATGACCTGTTGAtattctacacaaaataaacaaagaggCCCGTCTCCCGTTGTTAAAAAGGTGGACAGAATGGTGTGGAATAGCCAAGTGAGCCTAATATCAAACAGCCTATtaaaccctccaccacccttgAAGTTTTCCAAAAGCTCCGCCCACCTTCACAATACATCATCAAAAGGGCCTTGATCGGTTATTAAAATGGAAAAGTTCCCCCTTCAGAGGTCACTACGTATGACGGTACGAGCTCAGCAGGCATGTTTACCACAGAGACCGGCGCAGATAAGCGCTTGGCTTTGACCAGAGTGCCGCTTTAAGTGTGGCGGTAATTGCACATGTATAAATGGGAGATGAAGTCAGGGTTACTGACAGAGCTGACACCGGCACCAATTACGCGCAAGACGTCTTACACAACTGCTGGACCTGGCCCTAATTTCTGACCCTGATCTGAAACCTGGCACCTTCTCCCAGGCAACTGGTCATCATTTAAGACGTCTTACCaaggcagggagggaggggtgctGGATGAGTTCAGAGCCTCCCAGGGAAACTCTGGGTACCCCCCAACCCTCCAACCCTCCAACTGGGAGCCCTCTGAGGCAATTTGTTGTCATGGGCTCATGACGTCACCCGAAAGAGGGCAGCTCCAAAACAAGATGCCAAACTTGCCGCTGGTGGAGAGCGGAAAAAGTGGGAGGCAGATATCCGCTGAGACGGTTCACTAGCTCGGCTGTCTGAGGGTCTGGAGTGATGAGAGGACGGAGATGCGGCTGGAATCGCGCTGGCTTTAGTTTCCTTAGTTTCAGTAAGTCGAAAGTAGCGAGGTCTGCTGAGCTAGAGgtggctagctagcttagccagcgtagcgttagctagctaacttaatACTAGCCTGAGATTTTAAACGTAGtggctatttttattattatttttatatatagtaAAATAGCCTAACCTACATATAAAGTAGCTACAGCACTCTCAAAACTCTCCTCTGGGTATTTACACGggtgtagctagctagctagctatctagcgtTAGCAAGCTAGCTAACCACGTTAAGCCTACGAGCTGAAGAAGACCGGAGCTTGAATCTGGTGAGtaagctagctatagctaacaCTGGGGTTGAGAAGTGCTGAAGTTGGGAGCACTAACAGATGGACTATTCTGTTTAAGTTGATGTGTAATGAAGCtaaactactactacatctactactacatctactggTCCTGGTGGTGGAGGTGTTCAGTTCTTGCTTTGCTTGACAGCTCGACTGTTCAGGTGggtagccagccagccagccagccagccagccagccagccatcagtGTGGAGAATAACAGCAATTATTTGTAACCTAACTTATAGTTTTCTATTCCTTCTCCAGTCATAACAACAACCCAAGGCTTGGTGGAGAAGCTTTAGCTAGCATTTTATCTAGCTAAAGCATCTCCACCTTCTGTAGGTAGGTATCTACCTAGCTACAGTACCCTGACTTGGCCCAACAAGCTGTATGAAATGAAACCGGTGTCAGTTTCTTGTCTTGAGTATTTTCTGCAGGATTTTTTTTAGAGTTTAGGTTGGACCAGGGCTGTGCATATCCGTCACCACAccctaaacaacaacaacaacaacaacatgctGGCTCTGGGGACTCCCATGGTAATGGAAATAGAGATCCACTGGTAGACCAGTTCACCAGCTCTAGGAGATATGTTAGGTGTAGTCATgttcattcattaaaaaagaagagaaaacacagttgcaggaGTTGTATTCCCAGCAGATGGGGGATCTAGCAAGTGTAGAGATGTTTTTGGAGAACATCAGAGATGGGAAGAGTAGTCAAACTCAAGAAAAGCATGGCCCTCTTTGTTTTGGATCGCCACCATTAGATGGTCTACAGATGGTTTACAAACTGAATGGTGACATTCAGTTTATTCTGAACTGTGTTACAGTTGGGTTGAAGAccaaggttaggtttgggtctGGGATTTAAAACAATGGGAATTTCTTTGATTTAGTTTTGGAAGCTTTCTATATAATTCAATTaagattaaaaaaaggttttcataGTGGTTTGAGGTAACATGGGCCATTTTAGAGAACCCAAGCCAgtactgttcacagtggtggtgaatgaaaccaTACGTCCAAAAAGCTCACCGTGcttaatttctctctctctctctcatatatatgcATCCAGTCTGTGCTGTTTTAAACCCCTTCAGCCTGAAGCACCTGCCTAAAGGTCAGGGCTGAAACAGGAGAGGGTTAGGATGTGATGAATCAGCGATGATTTTCCCTGGTTCTGGAGGTGTGGCAGACGAACACCAGTGGTCTTCTCTTTAGATCTGATGATGTGCTGCACTTTGTGATGTGTGGTGTGGTGACCTGTGATGGAGGTGGTGATTACACACTTCATGGTGGCTATGAAGGGCTGGTGATGTCCTTCCTTCGTGAGTCTCCTAAAGGATTTCATGACGTCAGAGTGATGGTTTAAAGTACCTTCAGAACAAGGGGAaccttaaagaacactgaccaactgtcTGTTTCGTTACACAGAGCTTAATTAGGTCTGTGTAATTGGAtttagtgcagtgcagtgtgtgaaacaATGACTACTAAATGATCCTTACCCCAACAgggttgtttgttgtttgttgttttttttttctctcattggAAAGAAATTAGTGCAAACAAAGTTCCCGACTACTACGGTTGATTTATGGGCTTTGACCAGTTTTGTGAAAACCAGTTTAGTAGTAATGGCTCACAAGTTTGTCTGTAAGAAACTCCTCTTTTAATACATTACTGTGTATTCTAGGATTGTAACTCATGCCTCATTTAGAAAACCTGAACCCAAAGCATTCGGTCTCTAAAATGAAAAACGCCCAGCAGGATGTTTTCCAGTTGGCTTCACCTTTCACAATGCGTAGGACATTGCCTCCGGCAGCTGAGTAAAATAACAAATGATTGAACAACTGGAATATGCATTAGAACATATCCTATGCTTGTGAAGAGATACAGACAGTATTTTGGAAAATGGTGAGGCCTACCAGATGACACCGTCCTACTTACATCGTTCACTGGAGAAGGGGTTTGAACATGTCTAATGGAGCAATGTCTACAATGCTCTTAAAAATGAGGCTGAGAAATTCCTGGTCAACCACACTGCATTTTGGCATAATGTTACTTTTATTAAGCTGGTATTGTTGTTTGGATTAGACACACTTGTCAGCTCTCTGCTTGGCTTGTCCCTGTTCTTCTGACCTTGGCACATTGATGATTGAACAAAAGGGACTTTTACCACCATCCAAGCTGCAGTTTCAAAGTAGTGATGGTTAGTTGCCTGTTTTGATATAGAGGGACTGTGAGATTGATTTTCATGGTTAAATGATGGAGAACATTCCTGTTGCCtgttcagaggtcttgtggggtccatgcACCAACccgtcagagctgttttagtggTGCAAGGAGGACTTGTACTATATTAAACTTGCATTTTTTTATGCTATGTCATGGCTGCTTGTGGTGGTTTTTACTATTCAATAATTCCACATACGATGAAAGATAGCAGACTGGTAGTGCTTCTGTAATAACAGAACTGACAGGACTGGCATGTTCTCAGTTTTAGTTCCACAAGGCCATGATGTCATTGTCCGGGTGAACAGATGAATTCAGTTCTAGCTCCATAGAGAAGCTCTTTTGTTTAGAGCCTGACGCAACAAGCGAGGGAGAGAGTGGGGCGTTAGCGTCCTGATCCTGTGATAGTAGCCAAGATGCGTTTTAAGGCGTTTGTGCGTTTCTGTGCGCTGTGCACTTGTGTTTAAGGTACACTGAAATAACTTgggttgtttttccatacctaggTTGACctcacactgcctgttctcCATTCCTGTTGGCTTGGAATTTGAGAGATGGCGACCAATAAACCCAAGGGACAGAACTCCCTGGCCCTGCACAAAGTGATTAtggtgggcagtggtggagTGGGCAAATCTGCGCTGACTTTACAGTTCATGTATGACGAGGTAAGTTAGCAGTGATATTAGCTTCATGTTGTCTGACCCCATAGAGCACTGCACACAAGCTAACAAGTTCTTGTCTCTCTGTCCCCTCAGTTTGTGGAGGACTACGAGCCCACTAAGGCTGACAGCTACAGGAAAAAAGTGGTCCTGGACGGAGAGGAGGTCCAGATTGACATATTGGACACAGCTGGTCAGGAAGACTATGCTGCAATTCGAGACAACTACTTCCGCAGTGGAGAAGGATTTCTCTGTGTGTTCTCAATCACAGAGTCAGAGTCTTTCGCTGCAACAGCTGACTTCAGGTTAGGGGAAAATACTTCAAAGCTGTGATAAATATAATGTGGCAAAACATTAATAACTAAGCTCCTGCTGAAACCAGTGATAATAGAATACTTAGACAGAATCTCGGCCCATTCCTACCAAACCATCAGCTTTTCCGTGGCTACTGAATGGCTAATTAGTATTTATTTCACAACCAGTCCTCAAGAACCGCTACAGTGACCCTTTTTTATCTGTTCCAGCCACCAGCATAGCTGAACTGGTCAATCTGCAACACTTAGAACTGGTTTGTGAAACTGCTGCTACAAGGTAGTCTTTGTCTGTGTCAGAGAGCAGATTCTCCGGGTTAAGGAGGATGAGAACGTGCCTTTCCTGCTGGTTGGAAATAAATCAGATCTGGAAGACCGGCGACAGGTGGGAGTGGAGGAGGCAAAGGCCCGAGCCAATCAGTGGGAGGTCAGCTACGTGGAGACCTCAGCCAAAACCCGTGCCAACGTGGACAaggtacaacacacacacacacacaccaaccacctGCATCACGGTAG comes from the Salminus brasiliensis chromosome 23, fSalBra1.hap2, whole genome shotgun sequence genome and includes:
- the c23h7orf25 gene encoding UPF0415 protein C7orf25 homolog, yielding MATSLLLKEQIKAAKELLGRVDLLCNRQAREVEGRAKLCSKLRAELKFLEKVEAGKVVIKESHLQSTNLTHLRAIVESAESLENVVSVLHVFAYEGPDGHKQTLVVDVVANAGHTWVKAIGRKAEALHNIWQGRGQYGDKSVIHQAEDFLEASRQQPVQYSNPHIIFAFYNGVSSPMADRLREMGISVRGDIVAVNTVVGVGEDDEQGEEDEEDEGEDDGDSGEDEQEAENIAVEEDEDSDDEDSDIMHTRVDRDTIVASLAFPTEVKVDVCNRANLDITTLITYVSSLSHGNCHYTFREQVLTEQAAQERQEKVLPKLEEFMKGKELFACHSAVHDFRVILDTLGGPGEKTRAEELLARLTVVPDQPSERTERLVTSSKVNRRSLTIFGTGDSLRAVTMTANSGFVRAAANQGVRYSVFIHQPRALTEGKEWRATPI
- the ralab gene encoding v-ral simian leukemia viral oncogene homolog Ab (ras related); amino-acid sequence: MATNKPKGQNSLALHKVIMVGSGGVGKSALTLQFMYDEFVEDYEPTKADSYRKKVVLDGEEVQIDILDTAGQEDYAAIRDNYFRSGEGFLCVFSITESESFAATADFREQILRVKEDENVPFLLVGNKSDLEDRRQVGVEEAKARANQWEVSYVETSAKTRANVDKVFFDLMRQIRARKMEDGKEKNGKKKRTSLVKRIRERCCIL